One genomic segment of Hordeum vulgare subsp. vulgare chromosome 2H, MorexV3_pseudomolecules_assembly, whole genome shotgun sequence includes these proteins:
- the LOC123429255 gene encoding ervatamin-C-like, whose translation MAPVHRSSRLDSTLLVLVLALACVVSAAAARGEALAARHRHERWMAKYGRVYADAAEKLRRQEVFAANARHIDAVNRAGNRTYTLGLNHFSDLTNEEFAEKHLGYRHQPGPGGLRPEDSSPAAAVNVTDAQLQSTPDSVDWRARGAVTPVKHQGHCGSCWAFAAVAATEGLVQIATGNLISMSEQQVLDCTGGTSSCKSGYVNAALTYITASGGLQTEAAYAYSAEQGACRSGGASPNSAAAVGVHRSAMLNGDEGALQVLVAGQPVAVAVEAEPDFHHYKSGVYVGSPSCGQKLHHAVTVVGYGADGGGQGYWVVKNQWGAGWGEGGYMRLTRGNGGNNCGMATHAYYPTMDTS comes from the exons ATGGCGCCGGTTCACAGGTCGAGCCGCCTCGACAGCACACTGCTTGTGCTGGTGCTTGCACTCGCCTGTGTCGTCAGCGCCGCCGCGGCGCGAGGGGAGGCGCTGGCCGCCCGGCACCGGCACGAGCGGTGGATGGCCAAGTACGGGCGCGTGTACGCGGACGCCGCCGAGAAACTGCGCCGGCAGGAGGTGTTCGCGGCCAACGCGCGCCACATCGACGCCGTCAACCGGGCGGGCAACCGGACGTACACGCTCGGGCTCAATCACTTCTCCGACCTCACCAACGAGGAGTTCGCCGAGAAGCACCTCGGATACCGTCACCAGCCCGGCCCAGGCGGGCTCCGTCCCGAGgacagctcgccggcggccgcggTGAACGTGACGGACGCCCAGTTGCAGTCCACGCCGGACAGCGTGGACTGGAGGGCCCGGGGCGCCGTCACCCCAGTCAAGCACCAAGGTCACTGCG GGAGTTGCTGGGCGTtcgcggcggtggcggcgaccgAGGGGCTGGTGCAGATCGCCACCGGCAACCTCATCTCCATGTCAGAGCAGCAGGTGCTGGACTGCACGGGCGGCACCAGCTCCTGCAAGAGCGGCTACGTCAACGCCGCCCTGACCTACATCACCGCCAGCGGTGGCCTGCAGACGGAGGCAGCCTACGCGTACAGCGCCGAGCAGGGCGCGTGCCGCAGCGGCGGCGCCAGCCCGAACTCGGCCGCCGCCGTCGGCGTCCACCGGTCTGCGATGCTGAACGGGGACGAGGGCGCGTTGCAGGTGCTCGTGGCCGGCCAGCCGGTGGCCGTGGCCGTGGAGGCCGAGCCCGACTTCCACCACTACAAGAGTGGCGTGTACGTCGGCAGCCCGTCGTGCGGGCAGAAGCTGCACCACGCCGTGACGGTGGTGGGCTACGGGGCGGACGGCGGCGGGCAGGGGTACTGGGTGGTGAAGAACCAGTGGGGGGCTGGGTGGGGCGAGGGGGGCTACATGCGCCTCACGCGCGGGAACGGCGGCAACAACTGCGGCATGGCCACCCACGCATACTACCCCACCATGGACACCTCCTAG
- the LOC123424501 gene encoding chromatin-remodeling complex subunit ies6, translated as MESEIVRAEMLLAPTMGFKKVQTADKYPKGQSRGRQWKHLRHLLQAADASSLPPDRPNYLNIQSPPSIYPPKRYCDVTGFEAPYVDPRTKLRYADPEVFRQIRMLPEEYVQRYLAVRNAAVVLR; from the exons ATGGAGTCGGAGATAGTGAGGGCGGAGATGCTGCTGGCGCCGACGATGGGGTTCAAGAAGGTGCAGACGgccgacaagtaccccaagggccAGTCCCGCGGCCGCCAGTGGAAgcacctccgccacctcctccagGCCGCCGACGCCTCCTCGCTCCCCCCGGACCGCCCCAACT ATTTAAATATTCAGTCGCCCCCATCCATTTATCCACCAAAGAGATACTGTGACGTTACAGGTTTTGAG GCACCATACGTGGATCCGAGAACGAAGCTGCGCTACGCTGATCCAGAGGTCTTTAGGCAGATCAGAATGCTTCCTGAAGAATACGTCCAGAGGTACCTGGCCGTGAGGAATGCAGCAGTTGTATTACGGTGA